The stretch of DNA tctaTTTCATCAACTCAATAggataataaatagataaataataaacagtTGATTGCCATTAGAAAAATTTGATTCTTAAATTACATTTACATTATAGATATTTACATGTACAATATGCACAGAGACATAATCAGATCCTCAGCCGAGTCTGGGACTTCTCAGGACACAAACTCAAATGGTGGTTCGTTTTCTATGTTGTTGAAGGAAGCTTTGCTGTTGAGTTTTCTGGGGTCTTCTGGGGTCCAGACTTTGGCTGTTCGGATAATATTTTGTTCCTTGAGTTGTTTTTCATCAGTCCATGAGAGAGAGTGTCCTGCTAGGGGAGGGAGGCCATAATCAGGGTCGCTGGGGGACGGGGACCCTGGACAGGTGAGAAGAGAAGACAGACTGTGAATATCCAACCACATTCCCATTGGTCCCATCAGGTCCTTTAGGACCCTTTCCTGGGCACCTCAACTGAGCAGGTGTCCTCCGGTTACACTAGAACTACCCTCTTCCTCCACACTTCAAGCCCCCACCATCCCCTCCCAGGAATCCGAGGAGCTGCAAGTCTGGCGGGGACGCGCGCCCTTGAGAGCCGCGGTCAACgtggcagaaaaaaagaaaaaagaaaaaacaaacaaacgagaAACGCGAGCTCGCATTCAAGGTTGCCCGTGCCCACCGACAATCCGTCGGTCCGTCATTCGGCTTGGCAGTcagctcccccagcccctccGGAGCCTTCGAGTGCCCGTCCCCGTCTACCTGAGTTGGGAAGCGGAAGCACTTACGGGTGCCCCGATGGCAGATGATGACCTTCTGGGCCTGGCCGCCCGGGCTGTCCCCGCCCAGACGCCCGCTGCCGCCCGGACCCCCGCAGCCTCCCGCGCCACCGCCGCGCAAGGGCAGGTCGGCCTGCACGAGCTCGCTGAGGAAGTTGATGTAGCCTATGGCCAGGCGCAGCGTGTCCACCTTGGAGAGGCGCTTCTCGTAGGGCAGCGTGGGGATGTGCGAGCGCAGCCCCTCGAAGGCATCGTTGATGGACTGCATGCGCCGCCGCTCGCGCACGTTGGCCGCCTGCCGCAGTTGCTGCAGCTCCGCCTCGGAGCGcacccgccgccgccgccgcgcagCCGCGGCCGCCGCTCCGCTCAGGCCGCGCAGCCGCGCCCCGGGAGACAGTACTGCCGCCCCGGCGCACGGGTAGGCCAGGCACGAGGGCGGCGAGCCGGGCGAGTAAGGGAAGCCGCCTGGGGGCGCCCCCGCCTCGCAGCAgtagccgccgccgccgccgccgtcctCTGGCTCACCGGGGCCCCCCGAGGGCGGCGGGGCGAGCGCTAGCGGGGCGGCCGAGGGCGCGGGCTGCAGCAGCAGGCACGCCCCGTCGCGGTAGCAGTACTCGTGGAGCTGGTGGCTAAGGAACTCCACCTGGGCCTGCTCATCCGCCAGCAGCTCATCACCGTCCTCCAGTGGGTCCCGGGAAGACTGGTCGGTGAAGAAGTCTTCCTCGTCGAAGTACGGAGAAGGAAAGGCGTCCAGGCCCCCGGGGAAGTGCTCCAGCAGCACCGCGTCCATGCTTGCCGCCGCAGTGGGCAGCGGGACTGCCGGGCTGCGCGTTAGTTCTTGGTAAGTTTCTGTGGCCGGTGTCGCCtgtcccagcccctccctcccggAGCCCTGGCTGGGGGCAGCTAGGCGGCCGCTGGGCTGCCCGCCCCCGGGCCTCCCTGGAGTGCCCGCGGCCGCTGCGCTCTGGCCGGCGCCCGCGTTGCGCTGGGGAGGGCTGTGAAGGACTTGCTGGAGCTGAGAGCTGGCACGCGAGGATTCTTATAACAACATCCACAGGCGCGTGCCAGGGACCCATCGCGCCAGCCAATCAGAGCGCTGGGTGCCGGCGGCGAGGGGGCCCGGAGGCGCGGCggtgggcgggggtggggggcgtTTTGCTCCCTTTGGGAGCTCCTGGGGTGAGGAAAAGGCGGGGTCGCGCGGCCCGGGACTCCTCGCACTTCTCTCCTCCTGTTCCTCTGCCTCTGCGTACTGGATTCTGTACCTAGCCCGCGCGCGGCTCCAGCGCCACCTGCGTACCGCGGTGCCCGCCGCCTACCTGCGCGCGCTGAGCAGCGCCGGGTCCTTCTGTCCTGGGGCTGGGGCAGCCGCGCGCCGCGTCTACAAGCAGCCAGAGAAGCTTCTAGGAGTGCGCGCCGGTGGCCCAGATGGCGAGAGCGGAGGCCGCGCGGCGATCGTCGTCCTCCGCGGCAGCCTGGGCAATCCAAGGGTGCTGCCCTCAGGGGCCAGGTGGGTGCATTCCGCCACCCCCTTATCCGAGGCGCGCGGGGCTCCGGCCTGGGTTCCACTGGGGGCTTCTGTCCCATCTCTGGACTTTTCAAGGGCTTTTGCACAGTTTGCAGAGTATATGAGGGTGGCATTGGAAGGTGATCCGGGCCCACTCCCAAGGCGTTCCAGATGCAGCACGGGGGTTGGGAGCGCACCTATGGGACGCCGCTCCGGAGCCTGGCTCCGGTGCCTGGTGCCCGTCCCCAGCGACGTCGGCTCAGTGGcagcctcccctgccctccctggccCGGCCTGGAGAAAGGAATGGGGAGACGGGAGGGGCTGCCTCCGAGAGCATCTCAGCAGGGCGCGTTTCTTCTGAGAGCAAATCTAGACCCTAGGGATTCTGAGCAATAAACCGGATACAAAAGGAGTCAATTGAATCGTCTGCTCCGGCACAGTCCAGAGGGAGGGCATTGAAGTTAAAGGGCAGAGTGTGAATCGTTTTCAAAGCCCGAGTCTCTCACCTTTCTGACTGGCCACCGGGACCATCcctgaatgatttttttctttctcgacctttcttttctgaaacacacacacacaccacacacacacacacacacacacacacgccacaaaACGTGTGCAACTCTGCCCCAAGACAGACTTAATCACAGACTGCGATGCAATGTGAATTCCTCCTTTTAAGAGCAACAAAGAAACACTTTCGAGGTCTGGGCAATTCCGGTTAAAAGCCAGGCCGCAGCTTCCACCCCAGAAGAGTTCAGAAGCGCAGCCATCCTGCGTCTTCTCCCTACAGAGGACTGAAAGGAGTCGTCCTCCTGGGCCACTTCCTTTTTCAGGCACTTGTCTCACGAGAGGTTTCTGTTGGGTATTCAGACACCTCTCAAATTCCAAGTCATGCCTCTTCAGATTAGTGATTTAAATACGATTCTTGGTTTTAGACACTGCACTGTAATTAACTGAATTGAGACCAGAGTTAAACCAAAAGATACATAAGGTTAGAAGGCCAGAGATTGCCTTACCTTGAACTGCCAACAACTGCAAACAATTTTAACCCAAGGATGGTCTGGTTTTCAGTAGTTTTTTCCTGTCTTagtttctcagccttcatagtgAAGGAGTCGTTCACTATTTGCATATCCTTAAAGGCAAATATGGACAGGTTCCCGGTGATAGAGCCTGAGCTGTGATTCTCTGCAATTAGGTTTCTCTTTCTGACctcaaagaaagggaaaagggtgtgtgtgtatcAAGACCAGAAATCTAGCCAGCTAGTGATGTGCACCCTCCCTTCCTCACATAGACTAAAACTAAGTGGAAATATGCCCGTGCCCGTGGGGCAATGTGAGGACATGCAAGAGTAacaaattacccagcttcaaagCCTTATCGGAAATACTGATAACTATCCACTGAAGAGAAGACTAGAATTGAGCCTACAAAGTCTCTTTTCAGGAGGTTGAAAGGCTTTCTCTGGTGGCTCTCTAGACTGGTGGCTCTTGAGAAACTATGTGTCATAGACATGTGGGTAGGTGGAGGACTGGGAGACAGGGGAGTGAATGTGAATATATGggtatctgttttttctttttggggggggAGCATGGAGGTTGGgggataaagtcttgctctgtcgcccaagctggagtgcagtggtgcgatcttggctcatggcaacctccgcctcccaggttcaagcgattctcctgccttagcctcccgagtagctgggattacaggtgcccgccactacgactggctaattttgtatttttagtagaaacggggttgcACCActttggcgaggctggtctcgaactcctgacctcaagtgatccacccaccttggcctcccaaagtgctggggttagaggcatgagccaccatgcctggctatatatGGTTATCTTTTTATTCAATATGATTTTAGCAATCCACTTCCACAGAAAATCATCTGACATTTTTGATGAGTTTGCGGAAAGAGTTACAGAAATTCACCTTGAACACCCAGTGAGCTCATGGGACATTCACTGCTGGTAGGAAGCTTATTGTCTTATGAAGGGGGCAGAACTAGCATGCAGGCTCTGGGTGGCTCCTAGGGGCGCATGGATGAGCATGGGGTGGGAAGAACAGAAAATGTACTCACTTGTTTCAGACATAGTCCTTCCtacccttccttctcctcctcctcctccctctacTGCCCTCTAAGTTTTTAGAGAATTGCTGGCTGTGCACACTGGCCTTGTTGAGAATCTAGGACAAGGCCTACAGACAGTGACActgtgtctcacacacacacacacacacacacacaggctttaAGTAAGACATGATCATTCTTTActcttataaaaagaagaaagacttctCCGCTAATAAAGGGAATTTTCTCTGGGTCACTGGAGGTCACGACCATGTGGATGGCTGCCCTCTGCCACTGGAAGCAACAGGTTGGATGAGAAGACTGAAACTGAGCCTTATCTTGCCAGGCTAAAGGCCCCCAACTCTCATTCCAGTCATGCCCTCTGCACTCCTGGATCCTCTGGGCAGTTGGGGAGCCTGGAGAGGTGCTTGGTCACAAGGCTCCAGgagtctgagagagagagaaagagagagagagagagagagagagaaggctgcTCCCAGAGCTGCAAGCCACTCTATTCTCTGCCAGGCTCAGGCTTCTTCTCACCACACATTGTCCCCATGAGAGATGTCCCCTAACCTTGTAAAGAGCTCTGCCTCATTATAGAATCGTATCTCATCCCCTGTGGTGGGCAGTAGAAGGAGCACTTGGTTCTTTCTAGTGCCAATCCCTGGTGAGACCTCAAGACTTTTTCAAGTCTTCAGCACGGGCTCAGTGCCACCCTGTTGCCCTGGGCCTGGCAGATTCCCAGGCTTCCTTCCGGCTGCCCATAGGTCTTGCCCCATCTCCTAGGTTCTCAGCTGCAGGAGAGCTTCTGGCCAGGGCCATTGATGTTGAGCCTTGGTCTCATCTCTctatctctgcctctctctcgttattgtttttagagacaaagtgtcgctctgtcacccaggctggagtgcagtagttcaatcacagctcactgcagccctgaactcctgggcttaagggatcctcctgtctcagctccctgagtagctgggacctcagaaATGAGCTCTCTTATGCTCTCAcacgcgcgctctctctctctctccctctccccacacctAGCTATTTCTCCCTCTTGGGGACttgaatatttattcatttgtttctcaTCAAACATTTTCAGAGTCTTTTCCCAGCTTCTAGGAAAAATGACAAGAGGGTTAGAGCCCAGGTCCCTGGCTTTGTCCAGGATGAACTTGGGGCAAAGGCCACTCATGAAGAATGGCACCTCCTGGCTCTCCATCATCAGCTTCCCCATGGAACATTCTCACAGTGCATGATGCTGGGTGTGTATCCTCCCTTCAAGAACCTCATCCTGCAGAAACCAGGATGCAGCTGTCTCACCCACAGTATCCCACATGCCTCCTTAGTGCCTGAAGGCAGGTACTTGTGGATGTGGCTCACAGTCTGTTCCTAGCTTGAGAAAGGGTCCATGTTAATTCCTCATGGCCCATACTGTTCCCTTCCCCACCTCAGAAACACAGAGGTGATGGCAGGTGGGTGGTTTCTTCTCTCCTGTGTCCCTGTCACCACTCCTTATCTGAGATATCTTTCTTCTCCCCGCTTGAGTGGCCAGGCACCCTCATTGGTCCACTCTTTATCCCTGTACTCTTGGGAAAAGATATGGAAAATATACTCACAAGGTTCACGCTGAAAGGCCTCTGAGGCCCAGAGACGTTCAGAGGTttccctaaggtcacacagcaagttagtgtcagtttttgtttttttaaatacagatttttcaaaaatagagacaaggtctgcctatgttgcccaggctggtctctaactcctgtcctcaagtgatcctcccacctcagcttcccaaagtgctagaattacaagcatgagtcaccataaACGGCCAAGTTAATGCCAGTCTTACCCATCTCAGCCCAGTACTGGCTCCACTGACTGCTGAGAACAGATTCCTGCCCTGCTTCCCTCACACTTCAAAGGCATATTTGTACCTATGTGCAGTGTtgtctaggctagtcttgaactcctggcttcaagatatcctcccacctcagcctcccaaagtcctgggattacagatgtgagccactttgcccagcctcCCCTTTTTTCTGAAGAAGTTGTTGAATGTAGTTGCTTTAATATGATTTTCACATGCATTAGCTCATTAGCTCCtaatacagaactgtgagatgaaCTGGGCAggtattttattaaacttttatttttatttctttttttgagacagggtctcactgtgtcacccagactggagtgcagtggtgtgatcatagcccactgcagcctctaactcctgggctccggGGATCCTCCCCACTcggcctccttagtagctaggactacaggtgcacaccaccatgcccagcttgggCAGATTGCTTTTTATCATTCACAAGTGGAAACAGATTTAGAAGGGCTAACTGGCTTGGAGTGACATGCTGGCACTATGGAGCCACAAGTAGAAATAAGTGGGTTTCTAGCACAAGGGAATGGGGATCTCTTGTGGGAGGGTTTCCTAAGAGACGTTCTCCACTCAGTGGCTGCTCAGCCTTAAAACAATACataacggccgggcgcggtggctcaagcctgtaatcccagcactttgggaggctgagacaggcggatcacgaggtcaggagatcgagaccatcctggctaatacagtgaaaccccgtctctactaaaaaatacaaaaaactagccgggcgaggtggcgggcgcctgtagtcccagctactcgggaggctgaggcaggagaatggcgtaaacccgggaggcagagcttgcagtgagctgagatccggccactgcattccagcctgggtgacagagcgagactccatctcaaaaaaaaaaaaaaaaaatacataaataaaactggGCTGTCTCCCACTGAGAATGAGGGCAGGAGGCACGTATCGGTGGTAAAATACAGAGAAGACCCACAGGCTGAATGCCCAGCCCCATTCCTTCTTGCCTTTGCATTTCTCCTTGTTAAACATTAACTTTTAAAGTGAGAACCACCTAAATGCTGATATAATTATCCAAATAAGCATTTTCTGTCATGCCAGGGTTTATTTGATGAATAGCAAAGCTTCTGAGCTTTGTCCTTCGCTTTCGTTATTCGGCAAGGTGTTTGAACTTTAGTAATGTAAACACTGCAAGTCATTATTACTGGATGTCTGTATCTTGGCCTCCAAAGGGAGCAGTGGAAAGAACAACAATGaatttaatagaaacaaaaaattttttctctGTCTGTTTCTTGTCAAAGCTATACATGTTTTCTGTCTTCATGCCCTTTGGTAGGGCCTTAAATGAACTATGGTGCATCTGTATAATGGAATATGCAGCAGCCAGAAAAAAcaagttgttatttttgttttttaatttggtgATGTGAAATGTCTCCAAGATgtattgttaagtgaaagaagcaagagtGACTAGTATGTTCCTTCTTGCATTTAACAAAGAAGACAGGGAATATATGTAAGCATGTTTGTGTAGGCATCAAATATCTCTAgatgggcagggtgcagtggctcatgcctgtaatcccagcactttgggaggccgaggcgggtgaatcacctgaggttggaagtttgagaccagccttgccaacatggtgaaatcctgtctctactaaaaatacaaaaattagccagatatggtggtgcgtgcctgtagtcccagcttttggtgaggctgaggcatgagaatcgcttgaaccggggaggtggaggttgcagtgagctgagatggaaccactgcattccagcctgtgtgacagagtgagactctgtctcaaaaagaaaaaaaaaaaaaaaaccctccagatGGATACCCAAGAAACTAATGCAATTATTGCATCAAGAAAGGAACTGAGTGGTTAGTGGATAGAATTATTGTATACTCCTTTgaatcttttgatttttaagataTGTGAAAGTAGAtgcaggatttttaaattttaaaactatttttaatttttaattttgatggatacataataattatacatatttttggatcacatgtgatattttgataccagCATACAAAGTGCAAttatcaaatcaaggtaattgagggtattcatcacctcagaCAATTATCACTTCTTCATATTTGGAACATTCCAgtttttctcttctagctattttgaagtatacaacCTACTTGAGTTTGAACTTAGCTGACTTTTATATTTAGTGGGTTCATGGTGAGGCCCCAATAATAGAGGTTAATTGACTAACCGAGTGGATAAGGTAGGCTTCACCACAGCAGCTTTTAGAAAGTACTGACTTCTGGGGGGgtgtaaatttcctttttaaaaaatatttttttctttgtatattgtatttattttgaacattcttttttgaaaaaactatttcaatagcttttgaggtacaagtggtttttggtgacatgaatgaattgtatagtggtgaattctgagattttagtgcacctgttgCCCAAGTACTGTACGTTGTACataatatgtagtttttcatCCCTAGCCTCCGTCCCACCACCCCACTTCTGAGTCTtcaaagtccattttatcattctGTAGGCCTTTAtgcaggaaatttttaaaaagttaatgaacttatttttttaagaaaaattttggaGTTTATTATGTCTTTATATAAACCCTGGAGGAGCCCTTCAGAGATCTGGATTGTAGCTTgtgccattttaaaatatcagcaagAACTAGTTGGTAGGTGGGAACAACAAGGGCTCGCAGGGGCTGCCAAGTAACCTTGGTGACTCCCTTCCATAATAATCTAAAATGGGTGGCATTGGATGCAATGCTTTTTCTTGTATGAAGTCAATGTCGAATAAAGTTTAGAGAGATTCAACAatgtaaaacacattttaaattactaaataCTCATGAAAACCACCACATTTTCTGCATTGTCTGCAATGGCACAACCTACTGGTGACTATtgtttgttaacattttggtctattttcttctgtgtatttctagttctatatcTTACAGTTTTCACTGGACAGCATCTCAtaatttctccatccctttactggCAGGCTTTAATGGTGGCATGATTCTTCATCACATGGCTTTACTGTTGGGTAATTTCATGTTCACTGAGCACCACTCGCTTCATCTGAGAACTCACAATTCAGTTCATGCTTTCTGTATCTCTTTGACTGCCTTTGTATTCTatttgtggtctttttttttttttttttttttttttgtagtagtacTATTCCTCTTGTTCCCTTAAAATCTTGTCTAGAGCAAAAAACTCTTCATCTTCTGGGTTAATCTGTGCTTGAAGAAACATATGCCAGACCACATCTGGTTCAAGCACAAAAGTGCCCAATGTTAGCCAAGAAACATTAGGTTTTTGGGAAAGCTGCCTGAAATCTCAAGTGTACAGTTTTCCTGCTTATGCTTTTCAAGAAATAGGCAGCTGCATGTCCCTAGCCATGCCTCTGCTCCTgcatatacaaaaagaaattatcctaatATTACCTCATTgggttattgtaaggattaagtgagttaacaGATATAAAGCACAtcaacagtgccaggcacatagtagtaGTTGCTTAATAAGTTATTtagtagtaggtgctcaatacatgatGGAATGGATATGTGTAAGTCATCGTGAGAAGTGGGAGCCTGCTTAATCACACAGGAGTCATTCCAGGTGTTGGCCACCGCATCCTACCTCCTAGATTCATAGTGGAGAGTATCAATGACTATATCAACAAATACTGAGTTTAATTCACTGTCTACACTGGAAGATGCAGCATACTTCTATTCAGCTATTCTCATGACTTCTGGAGCAGTCAGGATTATATCTAGTTACAGCTTTTTGCTAATGATCCTGGCTTTAAAGTGGGGACCAGAAAAGTAGTtcgttggccaggcatggtggcttatgcctgtaatgccagcactttgggaggccgaggtgggaggatcacttaagcccaggagttgcctcggcaatgtagtgagaccccatctctacaaaaattaaaaaagttaactgggcatagtggcacatgcctgtggccccagctactcaggaggctgaagtgggagggtgccttgagcccgggaggttaaggctgcagtgagctgtgaatgcaccactgcactccagcatgggtaacaaagtgagattctgcctcttaaaaacaaacaaacataaaacaaggCAAGATGCTCAGGATGGTGGGCGGGAGGCGGGGGAGGTGTTCCCACAGGCCAATCTTTATCATTTCTCCTCTGCAGTGTCCCTCTCCAAGTCACCAGTTAGACTGATTCCAAGACTGTGAGTGCAGGAGCCCAGGAGGAGACAGCTTTCCCCGTCTAACTCCCTcactctccccagccctgcagagaaGCCAAGGATGTTTGTTTCACTTCTTATCTGAAGGATAAGCCAGGCTTGTTATGGGACACGGTTGCCTCACAATCTGCTCATTCCTCTGTAATCAGTATTTATAGCCATTTCTCTCTTCATAACAAGGGGACTCTCCATTACTGGGATTGAGTTTCCTGGCAGGACCTATCATTGGACCTCTCCTTTCTGTGGGACTCTGATTTTTCTGGATCCATATTTCTTCAATGAAAGCTCCACAGTTTTATtacaacaattttttaattttgtgatatcATTTAGAtgataacctttaaaaataatgacagtgaAGTATGGGCGTCTGCTGGAACATCTAGATGAGCACCTTAGGACTTGGTCCTACCATGGGACATGGGACCTGAATCTGGGCTTCCATTCATGTTTAAGATTAGGGGGTGCCAATCAGGCAACTTTAATTACTGCAGgctaaagaaaacacacaaagatTGTGCTTGTGCCTAGAAAAGATGAAATAGCTGCACAACAAGCTAGACAGACAAAGCTAGCATGGTAGTTTAATTAAACTGGGGTAGAACTATCCCGTGGCACACAGTGGACTGAAGAGAGGAACTGATACCATGTTAGCTTTGTAGGTGGCATATGTCACTATGACAGAGTCATATTATCTATCATAGTAAATGCTGGTTAATTTGAATTTTGTTGATTtataaactttttcattttaaattttgtctggCTTTGTAGTTATCTAAGAGCAGTACATAGAAAGAGTTTATTC from Papio anubis isolate 15944 chromosome 11, Panubis1.0, whole genome shotgun sequence encodes:
- the PTF1A gene encoding pancreas transcription factor 1 subunit alpha; its protein translation is MDAVLLEHFPGGLDAFPSPYFDEEDFFTDQSSRDPLEDGDELLADEQAQVEFLSHQLHEYCYRDGACLLLQPAPSAAPLALAPPPSGGPGEPEDGGGGGGYCCEAGAPPGGFPYSPGSPPSCLAYPCAGAAVLSPGARLRGLSGAAAAAARRRRRVRSEAELQQLRQAANVRERRRMQSINDAFEGLRSHIPTLPYEKRLSKVDTLRLAIGYINFLSELVQADLPLRGGGAGGCGGPGGSGRLGGDSPGGQAQKVIICHRGTRSPSPSDPDYGLPPLAGHSLSWTDEKQLKEQNIIRTAKVWTPEDPRKLNSKASFNNIENEPPFEFVS